The following are from one region of the Candidatus Dadabacteria bacterium genome:
- a CDS encoding arsenate reductase ArsC encodes MKEKKPSRERIYRVLFLCTGNSARSVIAESLLNRNSDGRFVGYSAGSHPRGEIHPYALELLLRRGHDTENLRSKSWDEFEAAGAPAMDFVFTVCDNAANEVCPVWPGRSVTAHWGLEDPAGVQGTEAEQREAFAEAYGLLERRVRAFLSLPFESLESESLENKLEEIGHSVF; translated from the coding sequence ATGAAAGAAAAGAAGCCATCACGCGAACGAATCTACAGGGTACTGTTTCTCTGCACGGGCAACTCGGCCCGTTCGGTTATCGCCGAATCTCTTTTGAATCGCAATAGTGACGGGCGTTTTGTCGGCTACAGCGCTGGAAGTCATCCGCGGGGAGAAATTCACCCTTATGCTCTTGAACTTCTGCTCCGCCGGGGGCATGACACGGAGAACCTGCGTTCCAAGTCTTGGGACGAGTTTGAGGCGGCGGGTGCCCCTGCGATGGATTTTGTCTTTACAGTGTGTGACAATGCGGCGAATGAGGTTTGTCCTGTGTGGCCGGGCAGGTCCGTAACGGCCCACTGGGGTCTTGAGGATCCTGCGGGCGTTCAGGGGACCGAGGCCGAACAGCGAGAAGCTTTCGCCGAAGCCTATGGATTATTGGAAAGACGGGTTAGGGCGTTTTTGTCTCTTCCATTCGAGTCGCTTGAGAGCGAGTCGCTTGAGAATAAACTGGAGGAAATTGGACACTCTGTATTTTGA
- a CDS encoding alcohol dehydrogenase catalytic domain-containing protein — MKAMVLKGTHDLSENNTPLELLEIPTPKPAEGEVLIRVLACGVCHTDMDEVEGRVMPPSFPIVPGHQVVGVIEEPSLRFNAGDMVGVAWIGGTCGKCGHCGSGRENLCHEFTATGRDRNGGFAEFMVADAEFIYPIPAEMDPVKTAPLLCAGAIGYRCVKLSGITDGDAIGLMGFGASAHLVIKLLRHTYPLSEVFVFARGERERQFATDLGAFWSGKIEEHSPKQLSAIIDTTPVWKPVLHSLENLVAGGKLVVNAISKENSDIDSLLSLDYQSHLWLEKEIKSVANVTREDVAGFLSVASSLGIEAEVTEYGLEEANTALLEIRRGGGKGAKVLKIADR, encoded by the coding sequence ATGAAGGCAATGGTTCTAAAGGGTACGCACGACCTGTCTGAAAACAATACTCCTCTTGAGTTGCTGGAAATCCCCACTCCGAAACCCGCTGAAGGAGAAGTGCTGATACGGGTTTTGGCCTGCGGCGTCTGTCACACCGATATGGATGAGGTGGAAGGAAGGGTGATGCCTCCTTCTTTTCCAATTGTTCCTGGGCACCAAGTTGTAGGGGTGATTGAAGAACCCAGCCTGAGATTCAACGCAGGCGACATGGTTGGAGTCGCGTGGATAGGAGGAACCTGCGGAAAATGCGGCCACTGCGGGAGTGGACGGGAGAACCTCTGCCATGAGTTTACTGCTACCGGCAGGGACAGAAACGGGGGGTTTGCCGAGTTCATGGTCGCAGACGCAGAATTCATTTACCCCATACCTGCGGAAATGGATCCGGTGAAAACTGCCCCTCTCCTATGCGCTGGAGCGATAGGTTATCGCTGCGTGAAACTCTCCGGAATAACAGACGGAGACGCCATAGGGCTTATGGGATTCGGGGCTTCAGCTCATCTGGTGATAAAGCTGCTTCGCCACACATATCCCCTAAGCGAGGTATTCGTATTCGCAAGGGGGGAAAGGGAAAGACAATTTGCCACAGATCTCGGAGCATTCTGGTCAGGGAAAATTGAAGAGCATTCCCCAAAGCAACTTTCCGCCATCATCGACACCACGCCGGTATGGAAGCCGGTTCTGCACTCGCTTGAGAATCTCGTCGCCGGGGGAAAACTGGTCGTAAACGCCATCAGTAAAGAAAACTCCGATATTGACTCTCTGCTGAGCCTTGATTATCAGTCGCACCTCTGGCTTGAAAAAGAGATAAAGAGCGTAGCAAACGTCACAAGAGAGGATGTCGCAGGCTTTCTCTCGGTCGCATCCAGCTTGGGAATAGAGGCTGAGGTCACCGAGTATGGACTTGAAGAGGCAAACACGGCGCTTTTGGAAATCAGAAGGGGAGGAGGCAAAGGTGCCAAGGTTCTAAAAATAGCCGACCGGTAA